A genomic window from Quercus lobata isolate SW786 chromosome 10, ValleyOak3.0 Primary Assembly, whole genome shotgun sequence includes:
- the LOC115962920 gene encoding 2-alkenal reductase (NADP(+)-dependent)-like: MASGSGDDDDVQVKNKQVILKDHVSGFPKESDFYINTNSTIKLKVPEGSVGIVVKNLYLSCDPYMRNRMKKAVAGSYIDSFKPGSPISGYGVAKVLDSRHPDFKKGDLVWARTGWEEYSLLTNLVTLNKVLHTDVPLTYHMGILGMPGLTAYAGFYEVCSPMKGEYVFISAASGAVGQLVGQFAKLLGCYVVGSAGSKEKVDLLKNKFGFNEAFNYKEEPDLDAALKRYFPEGIDIYFDNVGGKMLDAVLLNMRVHGRIAVCGMMSQYNLHNPEGVHNLMHLISKRIHMEGFLVFDYYHLYPKFVEEVLSYIAEGKIVYVEDIAEGLENCPAALIGLFTGRNVGKQIVLVARE; this comes from the exons aTGGCAAGTGGtagtggtgatgatgatgatgtgcaAGTGAAGAACAAACAAGTGATTCTCAAGGACCACGTGTCTGGTTTTCCTAAAGAATCAGACTTTTACATTAATACCAACAGTACAATAAAATTGAAGGTCCCAGAAGGTTCCGTTGGGATTGTGGTGAAGAATCTGTACCTGTCCTGTGATCCTTACATGCGTAACCGAATGAAGAAGGCCGTTGCTGGCAGTTACATCGACTCCTTCAAGCCTGGTTCG CCCATTAGTGGATATGGAGTGGCTAAAGTTTTGGATTCGAGGCATCCAGACTTCAAGAAAGGCGACTTGGTTTGGGCAAGAACTGGGTGGGAAGAATACAGTTTGCTTACAAATTTAGTGACTCTGAATAAAGTACTACACACTGATGTGCCTCTTACGTACCATATGGGAATTCTTG GTATGCCTGGTTTAACTGCTTATGCTGGTTTTTATGAGGTTTGCTCTCCTATGAAAGGAGAGTATGTCTTCATTTCAGCAGCTTCTGGGGCAGTTGGTCAGCTTGTTGGGCAATTTGCAAAGCTGTTAGGGTGTTATGTTGTTGGAAGTGCTGGAAGCAAAGAAAAG GTCGATTTGCTGAAGAACAAATTCGGGTTCAATGAGGCTTTCAACTATAAAGAAGAGCCTGACTTGGATGCAGCTTTGAAAAG GTACTTTCCTGAAGGTATCGATATTTACTTTGACAATGTTGGGGGAAAGATGCTTGATGCAGTGCTACTCAACATGAGGGTCCATGGCCGCATTGCTGTCTGTGGCATGATGTCACAGTACAACCTTCACAATCCTGAAGGTGTGCACAATTTGATGCATCTAATTTCCAAGCGCATCCATATGGAAGGATTCCTGGTTTTCGATTACTATCACCTCTACCCAAAGTTTGTGGAGGAGGTGCTCTCTTACATTGCAGAAGGGAAGATTGTATATGTGGAAGACATAGCTGAAGGCCTTGAGAATTGCCCAGCAGCTCTTATTGGGCTCTTCACTGGTCGCAATGTTGGTAAACAGATTGTTTTAGTTGCTCGTGAATGA